Within the Clostridium scatologenes genome, the region TGCAGAAGCTATAAATATAAAAATATTCATACATCTTTATCCTTCAAATACAAAATCATTTTATCCAATAGATTTATTATTAGAAATGTGTAAGATCCCTAATGTTGTAGCAGTTAAGATGGGAACTAGGGACATGCCTCTATATGAAAGAGATGTTCGTATATTAAGAGAAAAAACACCTGAAACAACATTACTTACTTGCCATGATGAAAATGTTTTATCAACAATGATTCAAGGACTTGATGGAGCATTAATAGGTTTCTCAGGATGCGTACCAGAATTAATAACTGCTTTATTTAAAGCTGTTCAAAACGAAGATTTAAAAGAAGCTAAAAAGGTTAATGAAAAATTATTTGCAGCAGCTCAAGGTATCTACGGAATAGGAGAACCTACAGGAGAAGCTCATGCAAGAATGAAAGAATTCCTAGTACAACGTAAAGTATTCACATCACCATTAATGAGACCACCTCTAATGCCTTTAAACCAACATGAAATAGATGTTGTTACTAAAGCGTTGGCTGATTCAGGTGTTGAAAAAGTTAATTTAGTATAATGTTATATAAAATGTGCGTTTCTTAATATTGAGAAACGCACATTAAATAACGTTGTGGAAAACGATATCACTATTTTTGTGCTTTGAGCACAGTGAAAGGAAGTAGTTAATATGAGTGAAAGTTCAATAATTTCAGATTCTAATTCTTCACCAAATCGTGCTTCACAGCTTCTTGCACGTATGGAAAGTATTCCTTTTTCAAGATGGCACATTAAGCCTCGTGTTATTGTAGGTACTGCTACTTTTTTTGATGGTTTTGATTCCTTAACCCTTGCATATGCTATGCCAGTTTTAATTGGGTTATGGCATTTAAAGGCTGGTCAAATCGGAATGTTAATTGCAGCAGGATATTTAGGACAAGCAGTAGGGGCACTAATTTTTGGCGTTATAGCAGAACGTTTTGGTCGTATATTTAGTATAAAAGGTTCCATATTTTTAATGTCTGTAGTTGGAATTGCATGTATGTTTGCTGGCAATTATAATATATTATTTGCATTAAGATTTTTACAAGGTGTTGGACTAGGAGGAGAAGTTCCTATTGCTGCTACATATATAA harbors:
- a CDS encoding dihydrodipicolinate synthase family protein; its protein translation is MKRKWGGIYPAIMVPLNDDYSINEKEFNNYIDWLLQYADKGIAGLVTNGHTGEITGFSNEERAHITKLAADRVKGKVKIISGVCAEGTFDAINQAKAAEAAGADGILLMPPHLWLRFGIKPEGALKFVKDVAEAINIKIFIHLYPSNTKSFYPIDLLLEMCKIPNVVAVKMGTRDMPLYERDVRILREKTPETTLLTCHDENVLSTMIQGLDGALIGFSGCVPELITALFKAVQNEDLKEAKKVNEKLFAAAQGIYGIGEPTGEAHARMKEFLVQRKVFTSPLMRPPLMPLNQHEIDVVTKALADSGVEKVNLV